GTTCCAGGCAAAATATCATGGGGGAAGCGTGCAGAATATCAAATTTACGCCCCGTATGTTCAATAAAGACAGAAAAAAAGTTAAGATGCTGTTTGATACATACTTTAAGAAAGGGGGCTGCCAGCTCATGGTAACGGTGGTGGACTATGGCGTTCTTGAGGATGCACAAAAGAATCCAGAGAATTATCCGGATTTAATTGTACGGGTGGCCGGTTACAGTGCGGTCTTTGTGAATCTGACAAAGGATATCCAGGAAGAATTGCTGAGCAGGGCATTGTATGATTAGAGTGACCAATATTGAACGCTTTGCGACCCATGACGGGCCGGGAATCCGTACCACCGTTTTCTTAAAAGGATGCCCCCTGTACTGTCCATGGTGCGCCAATCCAGAGACACAGACATCTTATCCGGAACTGTTATACAACGAGTCGAAGTGTATCGGGTGCCGTTCATGCGAAAAGGGATGCGGGACTAAGGCTATTACCTTTGATGACAACGGAACGTTCCATTATAACAGGAACTTATGTACCGATTGCCTGGCCTGTGAGAAAAATTGTATGCAGAATGCAATTGAATTTTTTGGAAAAGATATGGAACTGGATTTCATCATGGAAGAAGTGATGAAGGATAAGGATTACTATGATAATTCCGACGGCGGGGGAATCACGGTCAGCGGAGGGGAGCCCTTTGTACAGCTGGAGGGGCTGATCGCCATTCTCAAAGCAAGTAAGGAAAGGGGATTGAATACGGCAGTAGAAACTACAGGGAATTATTCTTTAAAAGCCCTGCAGACTGCGGAACCCTATATCGACCATTTTCTCTACGATTTTAAACATCTGGATGACGAAGTGCTTAAAAGGGTTACAGGAGGAAATGGGAGACAGATTAAAGATAACCTGATATATCTGGTAGAGATGTGTCCAGATAAGTTAACGGTGCGCATGCCGATTATTCCTGGATTCAACTTTGATTCCGCATTAATAAAAAAGACTTTGGAATACTTACAGCAACTGGGAGTTAAACGCGTAAACCTTCTTCCTTATCACACACTTGGAAAAGCGAAATACGAGAAATTGGGAAGAGTTTACCAGATGACTGATAAAATGCTTCATGAAGAAGATTTAGAGGAATATCACCAATATGCATTGAAGATTGGGTTGGAATCCAGAATCGGAGGATAGAAGCAAAAAAACAGGAAGGAACATGATATGAGGTCCTTCCTGTTTTTTAGCATGCTTGGGTGTAGTTACTATACTAAAGTAGAGTATATGTACTAAAGGTGCGTACTTGTTGATGCATTATGTTAATGATAAAATGAGTATAAAAAGTCAATGGAGGTTAAAAGGTATGAAAATAGTTGTTTTAACCGGAAGTCCTCATAAGGATGGTACATCGGCATTAATGGCGGAGAATTTTATGAAAGGAACTGTTGAAGCAGGCCATGAGGTTTTCCGCTTTGATACTGCTTTTAAGAAGATTCACCCCTGTATTGGCTGTGACAAATGTCAGTATGGAAAGAATCCTTGCGTTTTTCGGGATGATATGCTGGAACTTTACCCCAAACTGATAGAAGCTGATCTGGTAGCCTATGTGACACCCCTTTATTATCACAATGTTTCCGCGCAGTTGAAAGCGGCAATAGACCGTTATCATGGGATTAATAACCTTATCCGAGGGACGGGGAAAAAGGCGATTTTGATTGTGACTGCAGCATATCCAGAGGAGTGGGTATTACATGGTATTACTGCAACCTACGAAACTACGCTCAAATACCTTGGCTGGCAGGACTGCGGTAAGATTCTGGCTTACGATTGTCGCCGCCGGTCTGATATTGAGAATACGGATTACCCGAACCAGGCATATGAGCTTGGACGCGGATTATAAGGAGGCATGTGATTATGGCAATTATAGTAGTATGGTCATCCCCTAATAAAAATGGACTTACAGCAGCTGCAAAAGATAGGGTGATTACAGGAATTAAAAACGCAGGTTTTGAAGCAGAAGAAATTCATCTGAATCAAATGAAAATGGAGCATTGCAAAGCCTGTGGAAAAGGCTGGGGAATTTGCAGAACAAAAGGTGAGTGTATTATAAATGATGATTTTGCAGCTGCCTATGAAAAGCTGGTTCAGGCAGACGGCATTGTAATTGTATCAGCCGTTTATTGGCATGACATTACCGAGTGTATGAAAGCATTCTTGGATCGTCTGCGCAGATGTGAGACCGCACACAATAAATATTTAGCAGGCAAAAGATGTCTTCTTGTAGCCTGTGCCGGAGGTACCGGTCTGGGAGCAGTAGAATGCCTGCACAGTATGGAGGAAACTTTGAAGCATATGAGCATGAGGGCTTATGACAGGCTTCCGGTAATTCGCTATAACGAAGGCTATATGCTTCCGACATTAGAGAAGGCCGGAGAAACTTATGCGGTCCGGTTGGCAGAAGGCTTTGATATGCAATATTGATTTATTATTTTAGAATATTGTTAGTGAAATACAATAGGATACAATCAGATAGTGAAAAGTAAACCTTACAAAGTCAAACGGTGGATAACTATGGCAATTTATGACATAAAGTTATGAACACGTAGGTGCGGCATATAATAGAATTAATAAGATCAGCGAGGTAAGCCATGATCATACATGTTGTCCAACCCGGTGATACCATCTATTCAATATCAGATTATCATAACATCCCTGTTGACAGATTAATATTGGAAAACGGATTAACAAACCCTGGCAACCTGGCAGTAGGCCAAACGATTGTGATTGTTCAGCCTGAAACACTTTATACGGTTAAGGCCGGTGATACCTTGGAGAGCATTGCAAAGCAGCATGATACTACGACAATGGAGTTATTAAGAAACAATCCATATCTTTCCGACAGAGAATTTTTGTACGAAGGTGAAACGATAGTTATAAGTTATCAAACGAATAGAACAAGAACAATTACAACTATTGGCTATGCCTTTTCTTATATAGATAAACCTATTTTAATAAAAACACTTCCTTTTTTAACTTTTCTGTCTA
This genomic stretch from Lacrimispora sphenoides harbors:
- a CDS encoding flavodoxin family protein, whose protein sequence is MKIVVLTGSPHKDGTSALMAENFMKGTVEAGHEVFRFDTAFKKIHPCIGCDKCQYGKNPCVFRDDMLELYPKLIEADLVAYVTPLYYHNVSAQLKAAIDRYHGINNLIRGTGKKAILIVTAAYPEEWVLHGITATYETTLKYLGWQDCGKILAYDCRRRSDIENTDYPNQAYELGRGL
- a CDS encoding flavodoxin family protein, whose product is MAIIVVWSSPNKNGLTAAAKDRVITGIKNAGFEAEEIHLNQMKMEHCKACGKGWGICRTKGECIINDDFAAAYEKLVQADGIVIVSAVYWHDITECMKAFLDRLRRCETAHNKYLAGKRCLLVACAGGTGLGAVECLHSMEETLKHMSMRAYDRLPVIRYNEGYMLPTLEKAGETYAVRLAEGFDMQY
- a CDS encoding glycyl-radical enzyme activating protein, whose protein sequence is MIRVTNIERFATHDGPGIRTTVFLKGCPLYCPWCANPETQTSYPELLYNESKCIGCRSCEKGCGTKAITFDDNGTFHYNRNLCTDCLACEKNCMQNAIEFFGKDMELDFIMEEVMKDKDYYDNSDGGGITVSGGEPFVQLEGLIAILKASKERGLNTAVETTGNYSLKALQTAEPYIDHFLYDFKHLDDEVLKRVTGGNGRQIKDNLIYLVEMCPDKLTVRMPIIPGFNFDSALIKKTLEYLQQLGVKRVNLLPYHTLGKAKYEKLGRVYQMTDKMLHEEDLEEYHQYALKIGLESRIGG